Below is a genomic region from Blochmannia endosymbiont of Camponotus modoc.
AGAATTGGTACAAAAAATTTATAAATAATATTTTTTTAAATATTATTTTTTAATTCTTCATTTCATTATTAATTTCTCTTAGAGAAAAGATCATAGAATGTCATAGAGCCATCATACATTCATTGAATTGCTGAATATTGTTTTTCCATAGCAAATATTTTAATTTGTTAAAAACAATTTTTAAAAATTATTTTTTTCATTATACATTCAAACACACGTAAATATTTTATTACAATACTTATAATATTAACATAAATACGAACATACTTTAAATACATTAAGGAAATACTACAATGTTAGAACGTTCATCTGATGATGTGGATCCCATAGAAACACAGGATTGGTTAAAATCTATTTCTTCAGTTATTCAAAGAGAAGGTATTGAACGAGCTCAATTTTTAATGAATCAAATCATACATGAAGCCTGTAATAATGGCGTTATTATTTCTAATAATAAAATAACAAATGATTATATAAATACTATTCCAGTTGAAGATGAACCAGAATATCCCGGAAATTTAGAAATAGAAGAACGTATATGTGCTGTTGTGCGTTGGAATGCCATTATGATGGTATTGCATGCATCAAAAAAAAACTTGGATTTAGGAGGTCATATTGCCTCATTCCAATCTTCTGCTACATTATATGAAGTATGTTTTAATCATTTTTTTCGTGCGCGTAATAAGCACGATGGCGGTGACTTAGTATATTTTCAAGGTCATATTTCACCTGGTATATATGCTCGTGCTTTTCTTGAAGGACGATTACATGAGGACCAAATAAATCATTTTCGCCAAGAAGTAAAAAATTTAGGACTTCCTTCATATCCTCATCCAAAATTAATGCCAGATTTTTGGCAATTTCCTACAGTTTCCATGGGTCTTGCTGCAATTAGTGCAATTTATCAAGCAAAATTTTTAAAATACTTGAATAATAGAAATCTAAAAGACACCACTTTGCAAACAGTATACACTTTTTTAGGAGACGGAGAGATGGATGAACCTGAATCTAAAGGAGCGATTAATATTGCTGCTAGAGAAAAATTGGATAATTTAATTTTTATTATTAATTGTAATTTACAACGATTAGATGGTCCAGTAATAGGAAATGGAAAAATTATTAATGACTTAGAAAACATATTTAAAGGATCAGGGTGGGAGGTAATTAAAGTTATTTGGGGAAGTAAATGGGATGCATTGTTACGCAAAGATACTAGCGGCAAGCTAATTCAACTTATGAATGAAACTGTTGATGGAGACTATCAAACGTTTAAATCTAAAAATGGTGCTTATGTACGTGAACACTTTTTTGGTAAATACCCAGAAACTAGCGCGTTGGTAGACGATATGAGTGACTCTGAAATTTGGGCATTAGATCGCGGTGGACATGATCCTAAAAAAGTATTTGCTGCTTTAGAAAAAGCTAAAAATAGTTCTGGAAAACCTGTTGTAATACTGGCGCATACTGTTAAAGGTTATGGTATGGGTTCTAGTGCAGAAGGAATGAACGTTGCGCATCAAATAAAAAAAATTAACATAAAAGGGATACGTTATTTTAGGGATAGATTTAACTTAAATCTCGTCAAAGATGACCAAATTGAATCTTTACCTTATTTAAAATTTAAAGAAGGTTCTCAGGAACACATATACTTACATGAGCGACGTAAAACATTGTTTGGATATATTCCAAATAGGTTGCAACATGCTACTAATTCTCTAGAACTACCAACATTAGAACATTTTTATCCTTTGCTAATACAACAAAATAAAGATATTTCTACTACTCTTGCATTTATACGTGTTCTAAATATATTACTAAAATACACCCCAATTAAAAATAGACTAGTACCCATAATTGCTGATGAGGGCCGAACCTTTGGGATGGAAGGGCTATTTCGTCAAATCGGTATTTATAGCTCTATGGGACAACAATACACTCCTCAAGATCATGATTTACTTGCATATTATCGTGAAGATAAACAAGGTCAGATTTTACAGGAAGGTATCAGCGAATTGGGCGCAGCAGCATCGTGGTTGGCAGCCGCTACCTCATACAGTACTAACGACTTCCCCATGATACCATTTTATGTATATTATTCAATATTTGGTTTTCAAAGAATCGGAGATTTTTTTTGGGCTGCTGCTGATCAACAAGCTCGAGGATTTTTGATCGGAGGGACATCTGGTCGAACTACTTTAAATGGAGAAGGATTGCAACATGCTGATGGTCACAGTCATATTCAGTCATTAACAATTCCTAATTGCATTTCGTATGACCCAGCATATGCATATGAAATTGCTGTTATTATACAAGATGGCCTCATGCGTATGTACGGAAGTAATCCAGAAAATGTATATTATTATATAACTACATTAAATGAAAAATATCATATGCCAGCCATGCCGATAGGAGTTGAAGAAGGTATTAGAAAAGGAATTTATAAGTTAGAATCTTTATCGGGAAAACATGGAAAAATTCAATTGATGGGATCTGGTGCTATTTTACGTCTTGTTCGTGAAGCAGCTAAAATCTTATCTCAAGAATATAACGTAAGTTCTGATGTATATAGTGTTACCTCTTTTACTGAATTAGCAAGGAATGGGCAAGACTGCGAACGCTGGAATATGTTACATCCTATGGATATACCAAAAATACCGTACATTACTACCATATTGAATGATTTTCCCACTATAGCTGCTACTGATTATATGAAATTGTTTGCAGAACAAATTAGATGTTTTATTCCAGGCCATCATTTTTTTGTATTAGGCACAGATGGATTTGGTCGTTCCGATAGTCGAAAAAATTTACGACATCATTTTGAAGTAAATACAGGTTATGTGGTGACTGCCGCATTAGCCCAATTAGTAAAAAAAGGCCATATTCGCGCTGATGTTGTTCTAAACGCTATCAAAATATTTGATATTGACCCTGATAAAATTAATCCACGTCTAATATAAGAGGTAACATGATGACAATTGAAATTAATATACCAAATATTGGAGAGGATGAATTAGAAGTTACAGAAATAATGGTAAAAATAGGAGATAATATTAATACTAATCAGCCACTTATTATAATTGAAGGCGACAAATCATCTATGGAAATACCATCTTCCTGTTCTGGTATTGTTACTAAAATTTATGTCCATGTTGGAGATAAAGTACATACAGGATCTTTGATTTTACTACTTGATGTGCAAAATCATACTAATTCTTTTACTATTAATGATAAAAAAAATGTTGTTCCTTCTCCTTATATTGTAACAAACAACGATAAAAGAAAAGGAGTGATATGTAATGATGATGTACATCATGATGTTATGATACATGCTCATGCTACACCGTTAGTGCGTCATATGGCTCGTACACTCGGAATAGATTTGTCAAAAGTAAAAGGTAGTGGTCGTAAGGGACGTATCTTAAAAGAAGATATTCAAAGTTATATAAACGATATCTCAATGTGTTATACAAACCGTATGTCATCTATTCAATCTAATCAATTACTACCCATATTATCTTGGCCGAAGATAGACTTCAGTAAATTTGGCGATATTACAACCGTAATGCTAAGCAAAATACAAAAAACTTCTGGTGCAAATTTACAAAGAAATTGGATTATGCTTCCACATGTAACACAATTTGATGAAGCTGATATTACCGATTTAGAGAGTTTTAGAAAACAACAAAACATTGACATTGAAAAGAAAAAAATAAATTGCAAAATTACACTTTTAGTTTTTGTTATGAAAGCAGTTGCAAAAGCATTAGAAGAGTTACCACGATTCAATAGTTCTTTATCTCAAGACGGTGAAACACTAATTTTGAAAAAATATATTAATATTGGCATAGCGGTGGATACTCCTAAAGGTTTATTAGTACCCGTTCTCCATGATGTAAATAGGAAAGGTATTATTTTATTATCACAAGAGTTGGAAGAGCTTTCAAGGAAAGCTCGTACTGGGAATCAATTGACTCCTGCTAATATGCAAGGAGGAAGTTTTACTATATCCAATTTGGGGGGTATAGGAGGGGGTACGGCTTTTACTCCAATTGTTAATGTTCCAGAAGTAGCTATTTTAGGCATGTCTAAATCTTTTATAAAACCAGTGTGGACCGGAAAAAAGTTTACTCCGCGTTTAATGCTGCCTTTGTCATTATCATATGATCATCGTGTTATTGATGGAGCTGATGGTGCTCGATTTATGACACTTATTAATAAAATAATTGCTGATACAAGACTATTATCTATGTAAATTAACTAATCACATAAAAATAGATTTAAAGATTTCACTTTTTTAAAAATTGTCTTTTCGTGCCTTTATAGTTAAAGATAATCTCGCTTAAATTGAGATATGATATGATAATATCCGTACCATATATAAATTCTATACTATAGAAATGCATATTTCTATCAAATTAGATACTATAATAAATAGTTTTAATCAAAAACTGAGGGCATTATATTATGCATATAAAAATAAAAACTCAAACTCTTGTTTTGGGTGCTGGACCAGGAGGATATTCTGCGGCTTTTCGCTGCGCTGATTTAGGTATGGATACTACAATAGTAGAACGTTATCCTGATTTAGGTGGAGTGTGTCTCAACGTTGGTTGTATTCCTTCTAAAACACTGTTATATATTGCCAAACTAATTGAAACAAAAAAGAAATTCAATAAATATGGTATTCTGTCTGGAGAAACACATATTGATCTTGATAAGGCGCGCTCTTGGAAAGATAAAATTATTGATCAATTGTCAAATAGTTTAAGTGCTATGGCAAAAAATCGGAACGTTAAAGTAATTGATGGAGTTGGTAAATTTATTGATAGTCATACTATTCAAGTTGAAAACAATGAAATGACCTTAGAAATAGCATTCAATTACGCTATTATAGCAGCAGGATCACATACTGTGTCACTACCATGTATTCCTAATGATCATCGAATTTGGAATTCAACTGATGCTTTATCTTTACAATCAATACCCGAACGTTTACTAATTATAGGTTCAGGAGCTATAGGTTTAGAAATGGCAACAATATATCATGCTTTTGGATCAAAAATAGATATAGTAGAAATGTGTAATCGAATTATGCCAATTTTAGATGAAGATATTACTAATATTTTTACTAAAATAATTAATAAAAATATTAATTTAATTTTAAACACTAAAATTAACATAGTAGATGCGAAGCAAGATGGTATTTATGTAACTATGGAAAATAAACAAACTTTATTAAAAAATACTCAACGTTATGATGCATTATTAGTAGCAATTGGGCGTGCTCCAAATGGTAACATGTTGAATATCGAACGTGCGGGAGTAAATGTAAATGAATATGGCTTCATTTCTGTAGATAAGCAGATGCGTACTAATGTGCAACACATTTTTGCTATTGGAGATATTATTGGATATCCAATGCTAGCTCACAAAAGTATTCATGAAGGACATGTAGCTGCAGAAGTTATTTCTGGTAAAAAACGTTGTTTTGATCCAATAATAATTCCATCCATTATATATACTGACCCAGAAATAGCGTGGGTTGGATATACTGAAAAAGATGCTCAAGAGAAAAATATAGATTATGAAGTTGCACTTTTCCCGTGGATGGCTTCAGGTCGAGCAATTACTGAAGATTGCAAAGAAGGCATAACCAAATTAATTTTTAATAAAAAAACGAACAGAATTATTGGGGGATCAATATTAGGCACGAATGCTAGTGAAATATTAGGAGAAATCGCATTAGCCATTGAAATGGGATGCGATGTAGAAGATATTACTCTCACCATTCATGCTCATCCAACCTTATATGAATCAATAGGATTAGCAGCATCTATTCATAATGGCTCAATTACTGATTTGCCTAATATAAAAAAACAAATACAATAAATTTCACATGATTTTTTAAGATTTTAAATAAATAAATTAGCTTACAAATATACTTTATGGTTGTATAGTCTATTACAATTTATAAGGTATATAATGAAGTTAATTTCTATTAAAAACCATACAATGAATAAATAAATATATTACTTATAACTATATATTTATACGCTCAGAATACGAGTATTTATCTACAAAATATATACACGATCATAAAATTTTTTTTACTATTATTAATACATAACACAGTTAAAAAACAAAAAGTATTCATAATTTAAAAAATATCGTCGAGTGTTGACATATAAAATTAAAAAATATTTTTATGATTTAATTAAACATAATGAAAATATACATGGGGTTTCAATTAATAAAACTCTATTTTTTGATAAACAGTAAACATACTAACAGAAAAAGTAACGTATACGACTTTAGATTTTTACGGATGAAATATACATATCTAATCAATGTATTTTAAATGTATTCATTTGAGATGTAGAATACATGATCTTATAATTATAAGACACAATATTTTCTCTTTAATGTTAAAGAGAAAATATTGTAGGTGCTGCATGAACTAATCTATAATTCTTATCTCCATATCCCTTATAGTATACAAGTTTCTTTTATTACAACTCAAAAAAAGACATTGCTGACATTTTTTGCTCTTACTTAATAAGATCTTATCAACGGAAAAACTTATATAAAATCACTAAATTTATATAAAT
It encodes:
- the aceE gene encoding pyruvate dehydrogenase (acetyl-transferring), homodimeric type, which codes for MLERSSDDVDPIETQDWLKSISSVIQREGIERAQFLMNQIIHEACNNGVIISNNKITNDYINTIPVEDEPEYPGNLEIEERICAVVRWNAIMMVLHASKKNLDLGGHIASFQSSATLYEVCFNHFFRARNKHDGGDLVYFQGHISPGIYARAFLEGRLHEDQINHFRQEVKNLGLPSYPHPKLMPDFWQFPTVSMGLAAISAIYQAKFLKYLNNRNLKDTTLQTVYTFLGDGEMDEPESKGAINIAAREKLDNLIFIINCNLQRLDGPVIGNGKIINDLENIFKGSGWEVIKVIWGSKWDALLRKDTSGKLIQLMNETVDGDYQTFKSKNGAYVREHFFGKYPETSALVDDMSDSEIWALDRGGHDPKKVFAALEKAKNSSGKPVVILAHTVKGYGMGSSAEGMNVAHQIKKINIKGIRYFRDRFNLNLVKDDQIESLPYLKFKEGSQEHIYLHERRKTLFGYIPNRLQHATNSLELPTLEHFYPLLIQQNKDISTTLAFIRVLNILLKYTPIKNRLVPIIADEGRTFGMEGLFRQIGIYSSMGQQYTPQDHDLLAYYREDKQGQILQEGISELGAAASWLAAATSYSTNDFPMIPFYVYYSIFGFQRIGDFFWAAADQQARGFLIGGTSGRTTLNGEGLQHADGHSHIQSLTIPNCISYDPAYAYEIAVIIQDGLMRMYGSNPENVYYYITTLNEKYHMPAMPIGVEEGIRKGIYKLESLSGKHGKIQLMGSGAILRLVREAAKILSQEYNVSSDVYSVTSFTELARNGQDCERWNMLHPMDIPKIPYITTILNDFPTIAATDYMKLFAEQIRCFIPGHHFFVLGTDGFGRSDSRKNLRHHFEVNTGYVVTAALAQLVKKGHIRADVVLNAIKIFDIDPDKINPRLI
- the aceF gene encoding dihydrolipoyllysine-residue acetyltransferase, which encodes MTIEINIPNIGEDELEVTEIMVKIGDNINTNQPLIIIEGDKSSMEIPSSCSGIVTKIYVHVGDKVHTGSLILLLDVQNHTNSFTINDKKNVVPSPYIVTNNDKRKGVICNDDVHHDVMIHAHATPLVRHMARTLGIDLSKVKGSGRKGRILKEDIQSYINDISMCYTNRMSSIQSNQLLPILSWPKIDFSKFGDITTVMLSKIQKTSGANLQRNWIMLPHVTQFDEADITDLESFRKQQNIDIEKKKINCKITLLVFVMKAVAKALEELPRFNSSLSQDGETLILKKYINIGIAVDTPKGLLVPVLHDVNRKGIILLSQELEELSRKARTGNQLTPANMQGGSFTISNLGGIGGGTAFTPIVNVPEVAILGMSKSFIKPVWTGKKFTPRLMLPLSLSYDHRVIDGADGARFMTLINKIIADTRLLSM
- the lpdA gene encoding dihydrolipoyl dehydrogenase; the protein is MHIKIKTQTLVLGAGPGGYSAAFRCADLGMDTTIVERYPDLGGVCLNVGCIPSKTLLYIAKLIETKKKFNKYGILSGETHIDLDKARSWKDKIIDQLSNSLSAMAKNRNVKVIDGVGKFIDSHTIQVENNEMTLEIAFNYAIIAAGSHTVSLPCIPNDHRIWNSTDALSLQSIPERLLIIGSGAIGLEMATIYHAFGSKIDIVEMCNRIMPILDEDITNIFTKIINKNINLILNTKINIVDAKQDGIYVTMENKQTLLKNTQRYDALLVAIGRAPNGNMLNIERAGVNVNEYGFISVDKQMRTNVQHIFAIGDIIGYPMLAHKSIHEGHVAAEVISGKKRCFDPIIIPSIIYTDPEIAWVGYTEKDAQEKNIDYEVALFPWMASGRAITEDCKEGITKLIFNKKTNRIIGGSILGTNASEILGEIALAIEMGCDVEDITLTIHAHPTLYESIGLAASIHNGSITDLPNIKKQIQ